Genomic DNA from uncultured Desulfuromusa sp.:
AAAAAGGTGAGAAGGTTGGTTACGGATTGCATCAGGTTTTGCCGCTTGTTGAAGCACGGGTGAACTTCACTCTGGAGACATGGGAACTGGACAACATCGAACGTGGCGCCAAGGATTTGCAACTGGATTCCTTGGTAGGCGCTTGCCGTGAACTGGCCATGTTTGAAGAAAGAGCCATTTATAGTGGCTTCAAGCCGGGTATGATTGTCGGTTTACTGGATGCGGTAAAAGGGAAAGAACTGTCGTTTTCCCTTGAAATGGACGCTCTGGTGGATGCCATTTCTGAGGGACAGACGCAGATGTTGAAAGATGGCGTTGAAGGTCCTGCAAACCTGATTGTTTCAGCTGATATCTGGAAGTTTCTTGCCCGGACAACTCCTGGTGGAACATTGCGTTCTATTGTCGAAAGACAGATTTCAGGGCAGGTCATATATTCGGAATTGGTCAAGGATGCCTTGCTTGTTGCTAATCGAAGTGGCGATCTTGAATTGACCATCGGCCAGGATTTTGCTATTGGATATCACAGTCATACCGCAACAGAAATCAACTTCTTTGCGACAGAGTCTTTCACTTTTCGGGTCATTGCTCCTGAAGCAGTTATTGGTTTCAAACTGAAATAAGCTGAATATTTTAGCCCCGTATTTTACTCAAACCCCGCAATTTTTTGCGGGGTTTTTTTTGTTTTAAAAACACAATTATTTTCTTCTTTTACCTGTTCCTTATTTCCATGTGATTGACTCGAATATTCTGTCGGTTCAATAAAATCAAAAAACACACTAAATAATGAGGCTTTAAGCTGTGTTCTTTGGTATGCTGTAGAGGTGAAATTATTTTTGACATGAGAGGAAAAGGAGCTGGACATGAAACGGATTAAGATCTTGGGATTTTGGGGCATTGTCATCACGATGCTTGTGCTGTTTTCATCAATCGCTACAGCCGAGTTTGCCGCTGTGGACAAAGAACAATATCCCTACGCTCCATCGTTGATTCAATGGGAAAAATCTGCAGCTGAATTTACAGACCCTGAGACCTGCGGTGAATGTCATCCACAACAATATGATGAATGGCGAGGGTCAATGCATTCCCTGGCTTTTCAGGATCCGATCTACCAGGGGGAATTAGTTCTGGCCATTGAGGCCGTGGGGCATGATGTCGCGAGACAATGTGAGGGCTGTCATTCTGCCGCTGCGGTTGTGACCGGGGAAGTCAAAGGAGCGGGTTTGACGGGACTGAGTCCACTGGCAATGGCAGGAGTTTCCTGTGACATCTGCCATTCCATCAAAGGGCATACCCATTGGCAGACTCCAACCCACCAACCGGAAAATGGATCAATGGTTCTTTCTCCCGGAAAAGAAGTCGATGGTGAAGCGGTTCTGACAAAGTTCGGTCCTCTGCCTGCTGAAGATGGTTGTGGTGACGGATTTCATGAATGTGTTGAATCGCCTTTACATCAACAAACAGAACTGTGTGGTTCTTGTCATCAGATCACCCATTATGAAAAGCATACCCCTCTGGAAATGACATATTCAGAGTGGAAGAATAGTACTTATGCAGCAAAAGGGATCAATTGCCAGGATTGCCATATGGTTGAACTGGAGACTTTTAAGCGTTCAGCAGACACCTTTCAGAAGCCGGTTCGGGGTGAATATCACCACTATTTTAACGGTGCCAACTTTTTGCTGTACGCACTCACTGAGATGGCAGCCAAGAAATCCGGCGACGAAGAACTGGCAGCAAGTTCCCGGCAGAAATATGAAATGGCTGTAGGACGATTGCAGGCCGCTGCAACGTTAGATGTCAGCCCGGTGTATCGGGATGGAAAGTTGGCCGAAGTGGTGGTTCGGATCAATAATGAGCGAGCTGGACATTATTTGCCCACATCACTGACAAATATCCGGCAAATGTGGCTTGAAGTGACAGCCAGTGATGCTTCCGGAAAGACAATCATGAGCAGTGGGCAGGTCGATTCGAAGGGTAAATTGCCTGCTGAAGCCAGACGTTTCAACTCTGATGGTATGGGGGACAATATGCATTTCGCCATTGATCCATGGTCGATTGTGAGTTTTTCCAAACATGATACCATCCCTCCAAAAGGATATCGTGAAGCTCATTATGGTTTGACTGGCAATGGTAACGATCCGATTACTGTAAATGTTAAACTTCGTTTTCGGCAGGCCAATCAGAAGGTTGCCGAAAAACTGCTCAGCCATGTGCCTGATGATATGCATCTTGACGTGATCTACGGCATCAAAGAAGTGCCGCCGGTACCGATTATTGATATGGTTGATAAAACAATCACCATTAATCCGGAAGGATAACAAGAATCTCTGCAATCCGATGGGATTGACCCGCCGGGGAGTCAGGTGTTTGTTCGCATCGTTAATCCCACAGCCAATAAGATAAGCAGTCCACCCGAACAGCTGGTGGACTGCTTCCGCGGGTATTCAAATCAGAGGATAGCATCTGGAATGTGCAACTGATCCTCTGCTTCATCGTTTTCAGCCGGAGCTGGTTTTACTCGAGGAACATACCAACCCAGAGGCCCTTGAAGAAGTGGCTGGCATTGATTCCCAGAACCCGGCTGTCATATCCACCTTCCTGTGCCACCAGAGTTGGAAGATGTAGTTCTCCCAGAAGTTTGCCATTGGCGAAGAAATCGTTCCCATTAAGGCTCCAGGTTCCCGTTGGATCACCCTTGGCTGTGTCCAGACCGAGGGCAATGATCAAAAAATCGGCTTGAATTTTTTAATACGCTGTCGTGCCTGAACCAAAACCTTGCGATAGCCGACTCCGTTCAGATCCTCCTGAAGAGGGGTGTTCTGGTTGTATTTAAGGCCTTCACTCTCGCCGAATTCGAAACATATTGATAGTCCTCGGTGGAACCGGTTAACAGCCCACAACTTGTTGCCATTCCAACATCTCCGCTGTTTTGGAAGGTTCGGCATTGGTGTAATGATAGGTATCTCCAAGATAATTTTTCAGAACGACATCGCTACCGAGCTGCTGTAGATAGTCTGGAAGTAAAGGAATCTTGCCACCACCACCGGGGGCATCAATGACGTAGGTTGGTACCGCCATTCCCGAGGTATAACCACGCAAAGCGCGCATGATTTCCAGACCTTCTTCAACGCTGGTGCGGAAATGATCCGTTCCCTGCACCTGGTCGGCTTGGTAGATGTAGTAGGGACGAACACGGATGGCCAACAGGCGCTGCATTAATCGGCACATAACCAACGGGTCATCATTGACTCCGCGCATCAGGACGGTTTGGTTCCCTAGGGGGATACCGACGTTGGCTAACCGGGCACAGGCCTTCGCTGCCTGTACGGTGATTTCGTCAGGATGATTGAAGTGGGTGTTGATGTAAAGAGGATGGTAGTGTTTCAAGACCCGCACCAAACTCGGAGTGATCCTTTGCGGCAGAACCACCGGAATTCTGGAACCGATGCGGATAATCTCCAGGTGCGGGATTTCTCTGAGACGACCGAGAATATTGTCAAGGCGGGCATCACTAAGCAACAGTGGATCTCCGCCGGAAAGAATGACATCACGGATTTCACAATGCTTGCGGATATAGTCAATTCCGGCGTTGATACTTTCCTCGTTGATTGCCATGTCGGCACAACCAACCTTCCGTTTGCGGGTACAAAAACGGCAGTACATGGCGCAGGTTGAGCTGATCAGAAAGAGGACACGATCGGGGTAACGATGCACCAGATTGGGAACCGGGCTTTGGTTCTCTTCGTTGAGAGGGTCAACATGGCAGACCCGATCCTGTAACTCCATCTCGTCGGGTACGGCCTGTTTCCAGATCGGGTCGCCCATTGTCTGGATCAAGCTCAGATAGTAAGGGTTGATGCGCATCGGATAACGTTCAGACACTGCAAGTAAGGGAGCAGGGTCAATGCCGAAACGAGCCGCTATCGCCGTTGGCTCCGTCAAGCTGTTTTGTAATAGTTTCTGCCAGGTTTCCATAACTGATCTCCGCGTCAGGAAAAGCGTTTGATATAGGTGATCCGGTCGTCTCCCGGACTGTAGAAATCGGCGATGACCGATTCTTTCCGGTAGCCGGACTTTTCGTAAAAATTACGGGTCTTGAGGTATGACCTTTGGGAAGATGTCTCCAGGCAGATCATGCGTGCTCCCTGATGCTGCATATCGAGTTCGGCAGCTTCCATTAATTGCCGCCCGAACCCTTCACCATGGAACTTTGGATCAGTGGCGATCCAATAGATGTCAAAATTACCGTCGGTCAGCGGCACGGGGCCATATAGAATGTATCCCGCTGGACGATCTTCATTATCTGCGACCAGCACCTGGTAATCCTGTTGATCCGGCTGGTCAAGAACGATCTGTAGCAATTCAAGGGCGCACTCGACCTCAGCAGGGGTAAAGGCTTCCATCTTCTTGAGGCGGTTAAGAATTCCCTTCAAATCTCTCAAATCATCAGATTGCAGTTTGCGCATGGGGTCGTTCCTTTCGTTTACTGACACCTTCCAGTATCTGTTCAATAAGTTGGGCGTAGGCCAAACCGGCGGCTCCGGCCGCTCGGGCCAGTCCTGCATCTGTAGAGATGTCGGGATTAGCGTTGACCTCAAGAATATAGGGAGTTTGATTGCGCAGACGGATATCAATCCGGGCGTAGTCACGGCAGCCAAATAATTTGAAAGCAAGCAGACTAACTTTACTGACAAGCTGGGTTTCTGCTTCTGTAAGCTTTGCCGGACAGACAGGGATGGTTCCTTTGTAGGCGCTACTCTGGGGCGACCATTTACTGTCAAAACAGACGATTTTTCGCGACAAACTTGATGCAAAGGTGATCTCAGCCGCAGGAAGTACAGTTAAGTCTTTACTCCCGAGGATGGCGACATTGAGTTCTCTTCCCTCAATGAATTCTTCAATCAGGGCCGGTTGACGATAGGCTTCATGAATATAACGAACCCGCTGTCTGAGTTGCAGCAGAGTATCAATCACACTGGCGGTTTCGATTCCCTGGGATGCATCTTCGTAGGGAGGCTTGACGATCAGTGGGTAGTTCATTCCCGTGGTGTCGGGACGTTCATTTCCGAGCTCTGCCAGGCAGAATGGCGGTGTTGGCAGCCCCTGTTGAATTAACAGGGATTTGGTGCGCAATTTATCCTGGGTCAGGCCCAGACAAAGTGGCGGAGAACCGCTGAATGGTATGCGCAGAAGTTCAAACATCCCGGCAACATTCATCTCTAAGCGGGCATTTCCCCAGAAACCCTCGCAGAGGTTGAAAGCAAGGTCTGGAGAAAAACGTTCCAATCTGCGGAGAAAATCCATCAGCTTGTCGGCTAATGGTATCAGCTCCGGCTCATGACCAAGTTGCTGAAGTGCCTTTACGACCGCCTTGGCTTGATCGTGGGAGCCATTATCGGCGATCCGGTCACGGCTTTCTCCATGTACGGAATATTCAGGAGTCTGGTTATAACAAACAGCGATGCGCATCGTTTTTCTCCACCAGGTCGAGCCGCTCACAGGCGGCATTGACGACACTGAGAATCATCTCCGGGTAGCTTAATCCTGCTGCACGGGCAGCTTTGGGGAAGCAGCTGTTCTGCTCCGGCCGGGGCAGAACCCCAGGAAGTGGATTAACTTCGATGATCTGTGGGTGTCCACTGGCATCAAGCCGCACATCAACGCGGCACCAGTCGCGACAACCCAGGTGGATAAACGCCTTGCGACAGAGGTCTTCAATTTTCCGTTGCAGGAGTGGCTCAAGTTGCGCCGGGCAATGGAAAATCTGCAAAGGGGCGATTTCGGTATCCCAAAGCCATTTGGCTTCATAGGAATAGATCGGGTTTGCCCCTGCGGGAAGGGTCGACAGGTCAATCTCGACAATTGGAAGAACTTGTACTGCTGTGCCGTTACCAATAAGAGCAACGGTAAATTCACGACCACAGAGGAATTCTTCCACCAGAGCCGGTTGTTGATAGCCGGACCAAACGCTGTCAAGTTGTATCTGCAGTTCCATTGCATTGTGAACTAATGATTTGTCTGTGATTCCTTTGCTCGATCCTTCCAGTGTTGGTTTTACCAGCACTGGAAAGTTGAAATGGACCGGAAGATCTGACGCATGGCGGAGCTGCACGAATGCTGGATTTGGGATCTGATGAAACGTCAGGATTTCTTTAGTCCTGAGTTTATCGAGACAAATGCCGAGGGTGACTGGATCACTTCCGGTATAGGGGATTTGTAACATCTCCAGCATTGCCGGAATCTGTGACTCGCGACTGCCACCATACAGACCTTCCGCCATATTAAAAACCAGGTCAGGGCGTAATGCGCGGAATTTTGCAAATGCATCCAGATCGGCATTGACAAGTGAAACCTGATGCTCTTGTCCTAGAGCTTCGGCGACAGCCTGAATGGTCTCGATATCATCCCATTCGGCATAGAGATCTTGCGGTGTGTGTTGTGTGTTGAGTTGTTTCAGAGAGGGAGGTTGGTCGTCCTCCTCAGCGACACTCTGATTGAAAGAGAGTACAATATGCATGGTCAACCCCTTAGAAAATATAAGCCACTGCTACTGAAAAACCTCAAAATCTGAGGAGACATAGTATGCGTCTGAAAAGCTTGGCGGCTGTGGCTAAAAAGGGGTCTCTTTTGTCGCTGGGTCGTTGCGCTCTTCTGACTAAAATGTCAATTTTAGCGAAGCTATACTCTCAATTTTTTATTTCGTCAATATAAAAAATAGAGGCATGACCATTTTTTAGGAAATGGTTATTTATTGTTTAAAATCAGGTAGATAGAGCATAGATATTGCTTCTGTCCGGAGCCGAAAATATAATCCGTGAACCGTTGGAATGAGATCTTGAGTCTCCATGTAAGTGTCAGAGCTTTTCAAGGACCAGGGATGCGAAACTGAGGACAAAAAAGAATCCGCACATATCCGTTACCGTCGTTAGCAACGGGCTCGAAACCAGCGCCGGATCAAGCTTTGCCCGCTTCAGCAACAGAGGAATCAGCCCGCCAAGGGAAACGGCGACAATGGTGTTGACGGCTAAAGCACCACCGACCACAAGTCCTAAAAACGCATTTCCTTTCCAGACATAGGCGACGCCACCCAATAGAATTCCGAGAGCTAAACCATTCAAAATCCCGAGGCTGGCTTCTTTTGCCAGAACCCGTAGCAGTTCTGTCGGGCGCACCAAACCCAGTGAAAGCTCTCGCATACTGACTGCGACAGCCTGATTGCCGGAACAGCCGCTCATATCGCTGACCATGGGTAAAAAAACGGCCAAGGCAATAACAGCAGCCAAAGTGTCCTGATAGATGGCTATAACACTGGCCGCGATAATGTTCAGAACAATATTCAAGGACAGCCAGGATAGCCGTCGTCCGGAGCGGGCCAGCAGAGGCATGGAGCGAAACTCCTCACCGCCGACAATCCCTGAAAAGCCGAGAAACTGGTCTGTACTCTGGTTGTTTTTTTCTTCTTCGACCGCCTCCGGAAGAACAATGCCCAGAAGCTGCGAGTGGTCGTCAACAACCGGGGCTCCGAACAGATTATGTTCTTCAAAAAAGTTGTGCAGTTCTTCGAGGGAGTCATTGACGTTGACCCGGTAGGGGTTGTTGATCATCAGGGTGGCAAGTTTTGTCGTCCGCTTCGGAAACAACAGATCGCGCATCCGCAGAACCCCTTGAAGATGATTATTATCATCTGTGACATAGAGGTATTGGACATCGTATTCCGCATATTTTTCACGATTGGTCTGCAGCTCTTCAAGAACGTCCTGAACGGTCTGCTCGCTTTGAAAGTCCAGAAATTCTGATATCATCAAGCCACCGGCGGTATCATCTTCGTAGGCGAGGAACTGCCGGGCTTCTTCTGCCTCTTCCGGAGTCATTTGATCGATAATTGCGTGAGCGTCTGCCTTGTCCAGTTCGCCGAGGATGTCAGCAACATGATCGCTGTCCAGCTCTTCAAGAATAGCTGCCGCATGTTCCGGTTCCAGTTCCTCAATCAGGTCCGCGCCCTGAGTATCGGAAATGTCTTCAATAACATCAGCTGCATCCTCGGGATTGAGCAGTGTTAATAACCGGGTTTGCTCCTCGGAATTCAACCGGGAAACAGCCAATGCTGTATCGGCAGGAGTTATACTGTCCAGAAAGGCGACAATCTGTTGCGGATCATCTGTATTGATTTGGGTTGAAAGTTCTTCCCAGGGTTTTTCCAGTTCTTTTTCCTGCTCAAGGGGTTCCATAGGGATGTCCTTATGTCTCCGGTTTGTCGATCCTGTCATCAAAGCTCAAATATTCTGGTTTGCTTGAGTGTATATGAATGCCGGTGATGAATAGATTAGGGATTCAGATTCAAAATCACAGCTTATAGGCTGTTTTTTGAAAAATACAAGGAAAAAGCTTAATGGTTATTTCCCTTTTCCGGAATCACGAATCTCTGCAAATAGCTCTTTAGTCCGCTATGAAAGAATCTTCTTGTCCATAGATGCTTTGGATGTTGTCATCGTGCTATAATTCTCTTCAGTGACTTTTATAACTTTTGCTTTTCAAAGGAGAAGAGGACAATACAATGTACAGCCCGAACGAAACTTATACTGACAGCACCCCGATAGCTATAAGCAACACTTTTTTCCGTAAAGTTTACCTCTGGATGACGGCAGGCTTAGCCCTGACAGCTCTGGCTTCTTATATGATGCTTTCCAGCCCGGCAGCGCAACAGATGATCTTTGGCAACAAGATGGTTTTTTACGGACTGATCTTTGCCGAACTGGGGCTGGTCATTGCCATGTCGGCCGCTATTAACCGGATCAGCGCGGCAACCGCGACGCTTATGTTCCTGGGATATTCAGCCCTGAATGGAGTTACTTTTGCGGCAATTTTCCTCCTTTATACAAACAGCTCTATTGCCAGTGCCTTTTTTGTTACAGCGGGGACTTTTGGTGCGATGAGTGTCTACGGTTACGCGACGAAACGTGATCTGACCGGTCTTGGCAGCTTTCTGTTTATGGGGCTGGTTGGAATCATCATCGCGTCTGTCGTGAATATATTTCTTCAAAGTGAGATGATTTACTGGGTTACCAGTTATATTGGTGTTTTTGTTTTCGTCGGTTTAACGGCCTATGATACGCAGAAAATTAAACTGATCGGACAGGCTGGATTTGCCAGCGAAGAAGCTCGACATAAGGCGGCCATTCTGGGAGCTCTGCGGCTTTATCTCGATTTTATCAACCTGTTTCTGATGTTGCTGCGGATCATGGGGAATCGACGTTAAATATCTTAGTAATCAATAAATAGTGTGGAGACAATAATAATATCAGCACCCTCTGCCCCTGAACTTAAACGTTCAGGGGTATTTTTTTGCGTAAGGAAAAGTGAGTCATCAAGCATTTGCCCCATTTCGGCGTTGTTATCCTGATTTTTTTGTAGATGTTTACATCGAAGTCATTTCCTGCTTTATCGCACCTCAGAATTAGTAAATTTCTCCTCAAGTGGTAAAATATAAGGGAGAAAATGCATCATAAATTTTTTCTTGAAGGGTGCTCTATGCTGAATAACATTGAGATCGCAGGGCGAATCAAGCCCAGACCAATTGGCCAGATTGCAGATCAATTAGGTATTGATAAGTCTGATCTTCTCCCTTATGGACGGGAAATGGCCAAGGTGCATACTCACGCTTTGCAGCGACCAGGATGCAGGAAAGGGCGTTTAGTTCTGATCTCAGCGACGACTCCAACAGTTGCCGGTGAAGGGAAAACAACGACCACAATCGGTCTGGGCCAGGCGTTTGCTAAATTGGGGGAATCGGTCTGCCTGGCATTGCGGGAACCTTCGCTTGGTCCCTGTCTGGGAATGAAAGGAGGGGCGACCGGAGGGGGGTATAGCCAGATTATTCCGGGTGATCGGATCAACCTGCACTTCACTGGCGATTTTCATGCGGTCACCAGTGCCAATAATCTTCTTTCAGCGGTGATCGATAATCATATCTATCATGGTAATGCATTGAATATTGATCCGCGCCGGATTCTCTGGCGACGGGTGATGGATATGAACGACCGCAGCTTGCGGCATATTGTTCTGGGTTTGGGAGGGAAGCAACAGGGGATCCCTCGTGAGGGGGGATTTGATATCACCGCAGCTTCTGAGGTGATGGCGATGCTTTGTCTGGCATCAAACCTGGATGATTTTCGCCGACGCCTTGAAAAAACTTTGGTGGCCTTTACTTATGATGGAGAACCTGTTTTTGCTGAACAGTTGCAGGTGACCGGCGCCATGCTTGCCCTGCTTCGTGATGCCATTCACCCCAATCTGGTTCAGAGTTTGGAAGGAGTGCCGACGTTCGTCCATGGTGGCCCTTTTGCCAATATTGCTCATGGTTGCAACAGTCTGATTGCCACCAGAATGGCTCAAAAGTATGCCGACTGGGCAATTACGGAAGCCGGGTTTGGTTTTGATCTCGGGGCCGAAAAGTTTTTTGATATCAAGTGTCGCGTGGGTGGTTTAGATCCGCTGGCCGTGGTGTTGGTGACCACAACCCGGGCGTTGAAACTGCACGGAGGGAAATCTGCAGATAATCTGGGTGGAAAAGACCTGCCGGCGTTACGCAAAGGATTGGATAATCTCGATAAACACATTGAGAATGTCCGCAAGTTTAATAAACAGCCGGTAGTCTCTCTGAATCTCTTTTCAGGTGATGATAGCGACGAGCTGGACTTGATTAAAAACCACTGTCTCAAGTTAAACACCTCGTTTGCATTTTGTGACCATTATGCCACCGGTGGAGAGGGAGCCATTGAACTGGCTAAACAGGTGATGCAGGTTGCGCGTCAGAGTCGGCCTTATGCCCCTCTTTACCCTCTTGATCTTCCGGTAGAAGAAAAAATAAGGATTGTCAGCCGCGAGATGTATGGCGCAGATGATGTTGCCTTTACCAAACAGGCGGCCAAAGACCTGCTCCAGATTCGCCAACTTGGTTTTGCAAATCTGCCGGTGTGC
This window encodes:
- a CDS encoding family 1 encapsulin nanocompartment shell protein; amino-acid sequence: MDLLRRELAPISPKGWDEIDSMAKETLVATLSGRKYIDIDGPHGIGHACVTLGRLSLPKTQKGEKVGYGLHQVLPLVEARVNFTLETWELDNIERGAKDLQLDSLVGACRELAMFEERAIYSGFKPGMIVGLLDAVKGKELSFSLEMDALVDAISEGQTQMLKDGVEGPANLIVSADIWKFLARTTPGGTLRSIVERQISGQVIYSELVKDALLVANRSGDLELTIGQDFAIGYHSHTATEINFFATESFTFRVIAPEAVIGFKLK
- a CDS encoding multiheme c-type cytochrome is translated as MKRIKILGFWGIVITMLVLFSSIATAEFAAVDKEQYPYAPSLIQWEKSAAEFTDPETCGECHPQQYDEWRGSMHSLAFQDPIYQGELVLAIEAVGHDVARQCEGCHSAAAVVTGEVKGAGLTGLSPLAMAGVSCDICHSIKGHTHWQTPTHQPENGSMVLSPGKEVDGEAVLTKFGPLPAEDGCGDGFHECVESPLHQQTELCGSCHQITHYEKHTPLEMTYSEWKNSTYAAKGINCQDCHMVELETFKRSADTFQKPVRGEYHHYFNGANFLLYALTEMAAKKSGDEELAASSRQKYEMAVGRLQAAATLDVSPVYRDGKLAEVVVRINNERAGHYLPTSLTNIRQMWLEVTASDASGKTIMSSGQVDSKGKLPAEARRFNSDGMGDNMHFAIDPWSIVSFSKHDTIPPKGYREAHYGLTGNGNDPITVNVKLRFRQANQKVAEKLLSHVPDDMHLDVIYGIKEVPPVPIIDMVDKTITINPEG
- a CDS encoding KamA family radical SAM protein — translated: METWQKLLQNSLTEPTAIAARFGIDPAPLLAVSERYPMRINPYYLSLIQTMGDPIWKQAVPDEMELQDRVCHVDPLNEENQSPVPNLVHRYPDRVLFLISSTCAMYCRFCTRKRKVGCADMAINEESINAGIDYIRKHCEIRDVILSGGDPLLLSDARLDNILGRLREIPHLEIIRIGSRIPVVLPQRITPSLVRVLKHYHPLYINTHFNHPDEITVQAAKACARLANVGIPLGNQTVLMRGVNDDPLVMCRLMQRLLAIRVRPYYIYQADQVQGTDHFRTSVEEGLEIMRALRGYTSGMAVPTYVIDAPGGGGKIPLLPDYLQQLGSDVVLKNYLGDTYHYTNAEPSKTAEMLEWQQVVGC
- a CDS encoding GNAT family N-acetyltransferase, which translates into the protein MRKLQSDDLRDLKGILNRLKKMEAFTPAEVECALELLQIVLDQPDQQDYQVLVADNEDRPAGYILYGPVPLTDGNFDIYWIATDPKFHGEGFGRQLMEAAELDMQHQGARMICLETSSQRSYLKTRNFYEKSGYRKESVIADFYSPGDDRITYIKRFS
- a CDS encoding ATP-grasp domain-containing protein; its protein translation is MRIAVCYNQTPEYSVHGESRDRIADNGSHDQAKAVVKALQQLGHEPELIPLADKLMDFLRRLERFSPDLAFNLCEGFWGNARLEMNVAGMFELLRIPFSGSPPLCLGLTQDKLRTKSLLIQQGLPTPPFCLAELGNERPDTTGMNYPLIVKPPYEDASQGIETASVIDTLLQLRQRVRYIHEAYRQPALIEEFIEGRELNVAILGSKDLTVLPAAEITFASSLSRKIVCFDSKWSPQSSAYKGTIPVCPAKLTEAETQLVSKVSLLAFKLFGCRDYARIDIRLRNQTPYILEVNANPDISTDAGLARAAGAAGLAYAQLIEQILEGVSKRKERPHAQTAI
- a CDS encoding ATP-grasp domain-containing protein, translating into MHIVLSFNQSVAEEDDQPPSLKQLNTQHTPQDLYAEWDDIETIQAVAEALGQEHQVSLVNADLDAFAKFRALRPDLVFNMAEGLYGGSRESQIPAMLEMLQIPYTGSDPVTLGICLDKLRTKEILTFHQIPNPAFVQLRHASDLPVHFNFPVLVKPTLEGSSKGITDKSLVHNAMELQIQLDSVWSGYQQPALVEEFLCGREFTVALIGNGTAVQVLPIVEIDLSTLPAGANPIYSYEAKWLWDTEIAPLQIFHCPAQLEPLLQRKIEDLCRKAFIHLGCRDWCRVDVRLDASGHPQIIEVNPLPGVLPRPEQNSCFPKAARAAGLSYPEMILSVVNAACERLDLVEKNDAHRCLL
- the mgtE gene encoding magnesium transporter, whose product is MEPLEQEKELEKPWEELSTQINTDDPQQIVAFLDSITPADTALAVSRLNSEEQTRLLTLLNPEDAADVIEDISDTQGADLIEELEPEHAAAILEELDSDHVADILGELDKADAHAIIDQMTPEEAEEARQFLAYEDDTAGGLMISEFLDFQSEQTVQDVLEELQTNREKYAEYDVQYLYVTDDNNHLQGVLRMRDLLFPKRTTKLATLMINNPYRVNVNDSLEELHNFFEEHNLFGAPVVDDHSQLLGIVLPEAVEEEKNNQSTDQFLGFSGIVGGEEFRSMPLLARSGRRLSWLSLNIVLNIIAASVIAIYQDTLAAVIALAVFLPMVSDMSGCSGNQAVAVSMRELSLGLVRPTELLRVLAKEASLGILNGLALGILLGGVAYVWKGNAFLGLVVGGALAVNTIVAVSLGGLIPLLLKRAKLDPALVSSPLLTTVTDMCGFFFVLSFASLVLEKL
- a CDS encoding Bax inhibitor-1/YccA family protein codes for the protein MYSPNETYTDSTPIAISNTFFRKVYLWMTAGLALTALASYMMLSSPAAQQMIFGNKMVFYGLIFAELGLVIAMSAAINRISAATATLMFLGYSALNGVTFAAIFLLYTNSSIASAFFVTAGTFGAMSVYGYATKRDLTGLGSFLFMGLVGIIIASVVNIFLQSEMIYWVTSYIGVFVFVGLTAYDTQKIKLIGQAGFASEEARHKAAILGALRLYLDFINLFLMLLRIMGNRR
- a CDS encoding formate--tetrahydrofolate ligase — translated: MLNNIEIAGRIKPRPIGQIADQLGIDKSDLLPYGREMAKVHTHALQRPGCRKGRLVLISATTPTVAGEGKTTTTIGLGQAFAKLGESVCLALREPSLGPCLGMKGGATGGGYSQIIPGDRINLHFTGDFHAVTSANNLLSAVIDNHIYHGNALNIDPRRILWRRVMDMNDRSLRHIVLGLGGKQQGIPREGGFDITAASEVMAMLCLASNLDDFRRRLEKTLVAFTYDGEPVFAEQLQVTGAMLALLRDAIHPNLVQSLEGVPTFVHGGPFANIAHGCNSLIATRMAQKYADWAITEAGFGFDLGAEKFFDIKCRVGGLDPLAVVLVTTTRALKLHGGKSADNLGGKDLPALRKGLDNLDKHIENVRKFNKQPVVSLNLFSGDDSDELDLIKNHCLKLNTSFAFCDHYATGGEGAIELAKQVMQVARQSRPYAPLYPLDLPVEEKIRIVSREMYGADDVAFTKQAAKDLLQIRQLGFANLPVCIAKAPGSLADDPHLLGRPRHFDITVRGVQINSGAGFLVVFTGDILRMPGLPKRPAAERWQLQQDGSIGGLE